The Cherax quadricarinatus isolate ZL_2023a chromosome 51, ASM3850222v1, whole genome shotgun sequence DNA window AAGACATAAAATGCTGGTAAATATTTATAATGGGAAATTTTTGCATGTTTGTAGCATATAGTGTGTGTGGTAAAGTATAGGGCAAGTTTACCTGTATCTTTGCATTATTTAAACTTTAATTACATGTGTAATTCTATAATTTATTTAATCTTTTCAGGAGATGAAGAAATATCTACTTGATTTGATGAACAGGcaagtttttaattttatttttattttgtaacAAAATACTGTACTGCAATGAAATACTGAGCAATACTGTAATAAATTTTAGATGGCATTTATACTTGTTAGACTTGTGAATCTATACTGCATATCATATTTTTACCATTATCcatctttaacccgtaaacggtccaagcagatctacgttcacatgtgtagtgctacaaaagtagatctacgttttttttttacatattttcaaatataacaaaaaaaaagtagatcaaagtttttttacacattttcaaatgtaaaaaacaaaaagatctacgtttttttacatactttcaaatgttgaaaaaacgtatactgTATAttcgtttggaccgtttacaggttaatttCTGTACCACGATGATCATCTTCCACTAAGTCAGGATGACCCAAAAGAGGAAACTCATTCACCATTGttcattcagtagctgtctttccagaagtacacacgcacacagttcAAATAACTCTTTAAACTAAAACATACCCATCCCCTCTCCATATTGTAAGCGCTGTTCTTCCTACCTCTTACCATCCTATTCATTAAATAATTATTTTGTTAActtattttttgttttgttttatttctATTCTCACATACTTATAATCATAATTTAGTTTTAAGATTGCCCGAAATACCCTGCATCATAAGGGACTTTCTTTAAAGTACGTAGTTTATGCAAGTCAGTCACCCTAATTGcataatatactgtactccaCTTTTTAGCAGTCAATCAAGTTTAAGTATAATGGGCAAGAATGTTAGATCTTGAGGCTAATATGTATAAATTTGAGGGAAGAATTACTATAAATTAAAAAATGCACATAAATGAAACATATCCATCATTGTGTATTATACTTTTATGAGGATACACTTTGCCCCACTTGTGATTTTATCCATCCAGCACAGAGATAAGGAATATGCATATGCTTTTTATAATGTACTTTTTTTTAATGAACTTAGTATGTGCATTTGACTGACTTTTGCAATATAGACTTTATTAAACTAACCTGTTATAACTGAATTTCTCTATTTTCAGTACTGAAGATGTTCTCGGTATTGTCGTAACAGATCGTGATGGAGTACCAATACTAAAAGGTAAGTAGTCTCAAACATAATGAAGTATAAATGATCTTATGCAATGTGCTCTTGTAATAatgtagaattactgacaatatgttaagtaaaaggacacaagtggaactaatgtgacattttatgcagcaatgttttgctctccaagAGTTTTGTCAAGTCATtatgtaacagcttgacaaagctcctggagagtgaaacgttgccacaataaaatgtcacattagttacacttgtccTTTTAACCAACATAAGGTGCTCTTGTTATTAAATTTTCATTAATCATTTTTATTTCAGAAATAGATATTTAGATATGAATatgtgtattaaaaaaaattctaaattGACGATTTTTAATTCCATTCTTTATACTGTATATACAAGTGATATAGAATTAGTTAACATGATTGGCATACTCAGTAGAAGGCCCTGGTTTTGCAGAGCATTTTAGGaagccttaaaattaacttacAACCTAAGGCAATAATCTCTCATTTGTCTTGGTTTCTGAATGCCAGAAATCACATAGAGCATTTGTTTTTGTGTTCCCCTCTGGGACAGATGTAACTAATTTGCCAGACTTGTGTGTGTATGACTCAGCAGATCTGCACTTAAAGGGAAATTTGATATTTTATACAAAATTTATACAGCAAGCTATATATATTGAAAAATGAGAGTCATGGTTACACAAATTACAAGTTttctgtatacctggagaaggtttcggaggTTGGACCCCCCaccggcccggtctgagaccaggccaaaTGGTGAAAatggtttttcttttttttgttttgtagGTCACATTTGCAATAACAATCAACTTCAATGACAGTGTTTCAAATAAAGTTTACCATTATCAGATATCCTGAATATCGAGGAAGGATTTTTCATATTTTCCTACTTTCAGTGACATATGCATATGTTGACTTGAATTAAAATTTGGTGAGATCTGAAATGGAGCAAAACAGTAAATGAATGtattattcacaaataacccacacacaggggAAATAAACTTATGACAACATTTTGGTGCAACTTGACTTGAGCCATTaacagtgtgtgactagttaatggtccaagtcagaccaaaatgtcattataagtttctttctcttttgttcaatttttttgtgtattgttccaatcatggTATTCTGATTGTTCCTAaggaatgtatttttttttactttgctgAAAGTTATTAAAAATATTTTGCTTAGTTGCAGCAGATGAAGTGCCAGAACTAGCAATGCGACCAAACTTTATCTCGACATTTAGTATGGCGACAGACCAAGCTGGTAAACTGGGCATGGGCAAGAATCACAAGATGGTGTGTATATATGGAAACTACCAGGTAAGTATGCTATATAGTGCAAAATTATGTTCTTGCCAAGTTGATGAACATTTTATGCATGAATGTATTGAAATCCTCCTTATCAGACACTAAGCTGATACAGTTGGGTACTGAATACTGGTACAGTATACCCATCAAACCAACAAGTGGACAGCATAAGACACAGTACGCAAAGAAATCCTTAATGTGATTACCACTTTTTGCTTCTTTCAATAAATCGGCCatatctcaccgaggcagggtggcccaaaaagaaaaactgaagtttctctctttaaatttagtaaaacATACAGGAGTATGGGTTACTAGACCCTCGCTCCCAGCATTTtaattgcctcttatgacacacatggcatacggaggaagaattttgttccacttccccatggagaacaacTTTTTAGCAACATATTTATGGGCTTCCAAAAACTGGTTAACTCAATTCTGCATTCCTCTACTCCCAATCACCTCAGGTATTAGGCCCACCCCATGTCAACCTGGCCAAAGTTTCGGCTAAAAAACTGTCCAAAATGTTAGGTTCTGTCAGCCACTTTCACCATTGCCACTCAAGCTTCCTAGTGTATATTTTATTAATAGCCATGTTCATGCAAGTCAGAAATGTTTGTGCATAGACCTAAAAACACTTACTCGTAATCAGTTATTActgtacagcagtacagtaaGAACAGTAATGTATGAATTTAAATGGAATGTGCTGAGAAGTAAGTTTTTCTAAAGTCTTAGTTGAAAATATAGACAAAGTTAGGAAGAAAGATTAAACAAATTAGCCACATAagctgtttaacccttaaactgtccaaacgtagatatacATTGACGTGCGGCaggctccgaacatagatctgcgttttttttacatgctttcaaatagggaaaatcaaggtcggagcgctacatacgtgaacgtagatctatgtttggacagtttaagggttaatggtaGCCTAATTGGCTAGCATTTTTGAAATGTCTGAAATTGTTTATTAGTTTGTCAAAAGCAAATGAAGCGTCAGAAAATTGTACTATTAATTTAGATTTGCTGTatactaaaataaatttttcctcCTTCCACATCTGCAGGTTGTGCATTTCAACAAGTTACCGATGGTTGTGACAGTAATAGCAACTAATACTGCAAACACTGGTTTACTCATGGATATGGACAAGGATATTTCAGCTTTAGTATCCCAGCTTATGCATGTTGTTGATATTTAGAAGTTAAAATTTCATTTGATATATGCTCCCTAATAAATATGTATGTTCCCTTTATTAAACTATTATATTAATGCTCGTTTTAGTAGCTTTATGTATTTTCCTTCAGAAAAGGGATGGATAAATCAAATTGTCTGAGCAGTGACTGGCTAAGTGATctgacccacacaggtttagcacttttttttcATGAATGCAGTAATTGACTAGCTGAGTTTGATAATCATGATTGCTAATGGACTGACTGCAAATCATAATGATGTTGAGCTGAAGATGAGGAATGTAACTTAATTCAATATTCAAGCATTTCATTACCTTGAGTAAAATTGTCTAGCATTTTAAATATGGTTGAGCCTAGCATCTTGGACAGggatataacctttatattaaaCAGAAAAATTCAAATCTTTTTGGAAAGGCAATCCTCCTGTTTTAGCCAGAGGAGCACTCTCAAGCCTTATACAAGCTAACATTTAAAGCAGAATATTCTTATAAAAAAATGAAATGTAGCATTTTATCGTCCATGTGAGGAAAAGTTTTGTGACTTTATTCCAACTGGCACTTCACTTTTAAGATTTTATTGTGAGATATgagagtaggtagtaggttggtagacagcaaccgcccagggaggtactaccatcctgccaagtgagtgtaaaacgaaagcctgtaattgttttacatgatggtaggattgctggtttcttttgtctgtctcataaatatgcaaaattataggtacgtcttgctacttctacttacacttaggtcacactacacatacgtgggttttcttctattttctttctaattcttgttcctgtttatttcctcttatctccatggggaagtggaacagaattcttcctctgtaagccacgcGTGTCgttagaggcgactaaaatgccgggagcaaggggttagtaaccccttctcctgtatatattactaaatttaaaaggagaaaccttagttttttcttttgggccaccccacctcggtgggatatggctggtatgttgaaagaaattatttatttatttttattatcacactggccgattcccaccaaggcagggtggcccgaaaaagaaaaactttcaccatcattcactccatcactgtcttgccagaagggtgctttacactacagtttttaaactgcaacattaacacccctccttcagagtgcaggcactgtacttcccatctccaggactgaagtccggcctgccggtttccctgaaccccttcataaatgttactttgctcacactccaacagcacgtcaagtattaaaaaccatttgtctccattcactcctatcaaacacgctcacgcatgcctgctggaagtccaagcccctcgcacacaaaacctcctttaccccctccctccaacctttcctaggccgacccctaccccgccttccttccactacagactgatacactcttgaagttattctgtttcgctccattctctccacatgtccgaaccacctcaacaacccttcctcagccctctggacaacagttttggtaatcccgcacctcctcctaacttccaaacaacgaaatctctgcattatattcacaccacacattgttctcagacatgacatctccactgcctccagcttctcctcgctgcaacattcatcacccatgcttcacacccatataagagtgttggtaaaactatactctcatacattcccctctttgcctccaaggacaaagttctttgtctccacagactcctaagtgcaccactcacccttttcccctcatcaattctatgattcgcctcatctttcatagacccatccgctgacacgtccactcccaaatatctgaatacattcacctcctccatactctctccctccaatctgatatccaatctttcatcacctaatctttttgttatcctcataaccttactctttcctgtattcactttcaattttcttcttttgcacaccctaccaaattcatccaccaatctctgcaacttctcttcagaatctcccaagagcacagtgtcatcagcaaagagcaactgtgacaactcccactttatgtgtgattctttatcctttaactccacgcctcttgccaagaccctcgcatttacttctcttacaaccccatccacaaatatattaaacaaccacggtgacatctcacatccttgtctaaggcctacttttactgggaaataatttccctctttcctacatactctaacttgagcctcattgtcctcgtaaaaactcttcactgctttcagtaacctacctcctacaccatacacctgcaacatctgccacattgcccccctatccaccctgtcatacgccttttccaaatccataaatgccacaaagacctctttagccttatctaaatactgttcacttatatgtttctctgtaaacacctggtccacacaccccttacctttcctaaagcctccttgttcatctgctatcctattctccgtcttactcttaattctttcaataataactctaccatacactttgccaggtatactcaacagacttatccccctataatttttgcactctcttttatcccctttgcctttatacaaaggaactatgcatgctctctgccaatccctaggtaccttaccctcttccatacatttattaaataattgcaccaaccactccaaaactatatccccacctgcttttaacatttctatctttatcccatcaatcccggctgccttaccccctttcattttacctactgcctcacgaacttcccccacactcacaactggctcttcctcactcctacaagatgttgttccaccttgccctatacacgaaatcacagcttccctatcttcatcaacatttaacaattcctcaaaatattccctccatcttcccaatacctctaactctccatttaatagctctcctctcctatttttaactgacaaatccatttgttctctaggctttcttaacttgttaatctcactccaaaactttttcttattttcaacaaaatttgttgataacatctcacccactctctcatttgctctctttttacattgcttcaccactctcttaaaagATGTATACATACTGGATATGATTTCTGGGTAACGTTATAGTGCAGTCACCATCCAGATACTGAACACATAAGATGGAGTAATGAGAGTACTGTATGTGCATAATATTTTTAATGAGTTTGGTTGATTATTGAAAGTGTTGTAAATCATCCCCACCACAGTATTTTTGTTACTTAATGTGTAATCCAGTGACATACACTAGAAATAAGGCTTATGTAATTGATGTATTGTTTAATAAAACAAATAGGTAGCATTTTTATTTATTCCATAAATTAATTA harbors:
- the Lamtor3 gene encoding ragulator complex protein LAMTOR3; this encodes MAEEMKKYLLDLMNSTEDVLGIVVTDRDGVPILKVAADEVPELAMRPNFISTFSMATDQAGKLGMGKNHKMVCIYGNYQVVHFNKLPMVVTVIATNTANTGLLMDMDKDISALVSQLMHVVDI